The stretch of DNA aacacaacataggaaactaaagactgagcaacataaaCCTCAACAAAACCAGAGATGATCTTAGGTGCACAGGAAGGGTCAGCAGATCATGCTCAACATGTAGCATTCTTCGTGTTGGTCATGAAAGTATAAACTCGGtaataagtcttattcggtatgTCGCATTCGGATTcggtggggtggggtgggggggggggggcataacTGTGGTTATGAAGATTGGAATATTATCGTCGTCATCTGTGTTACAGATAATTTATAACAGTCAACTCGTGATAGCCTCCGTAAAATTTTCAAGGGGATAATTTTACCTTCTCCATTTCATTATATGTACCACTTATAAAAACCGGAACATCTATACAATCTGCATTACTTAAAAGAGGACCAAAAGGTAGAATGTAATTATTGCATTTTTCAACATAGTAAAGATGAGTtatcatggatatttaatttttgtcaaaaggTGGAACGATTAAACTCAGATATATTACAACTGTGCGTACGTCTCCGTCAATGTGTTTGGCCAAAGCTattgtttaatatgttgttaGAATATCGACAAAATACTGTTGAATTATTTTAAGCCGgaagagattttatataaaacaatagtGCTATGTCCCCGatgattaaagtcataagaaacctcaaattaaaaaaatagtgcatatgtttttttataactcaatggatagtttacattataaaacttatgtacatgtacttttttctgaagaaaattctttaatttattcatatttagaagaagtttactttatttgaattgcttccttccaggaagcaattccccccgacatattttccgtatgcaaagtgacctcagtttgacccatctcgtaaaaatccggtgatcgcaatacgcatgtatgtccttaaaataaactattatctgaatttacatgttaaacacgtgctcaatttccatgcttttttgtttattttttgttgattgttgacaaacaggtgacaatcgttaaacttcggcttcaaaagacgaactttaattacctgccatattttcacaacaacactgaccgatagagaaaaaaaaataacgattgtacgaaatttatgcgaaaaaaacgaaaaattcttgaacagaagactaagtttatgatgtttgtatgcattggttcaagaattggaagaacgtTATTTTTCACctgtcactcgtttcttatgactttaattgaGTCATGTGAAAATGTAGGCAATCTCAAAACCACAtaaattcattttgaaaatgaacatCATTTCATTACTTTAATCATTTGtttaataataatgaaaacaCTAAACAAAGGGTATGATAAGGGTTTAACATATTCAAATTCATGATAAAGCTTTATTCTTAACAAAAGTTACTTTTAAATGTCATACTGCATTGACTACATTTTTTGCGGTCCTCCCAGTTGCCACAGTCTTCGATCGCTTTCTGTTATCAGTTCAGGCTATgttaaatttcaaccaaagatgaagaactggatcttccatcactgtattggatacctaaactacataagtgtccttacaaacaacggtatattgctgggtattccaagtgctccacgaaacctctttctaaattattaacatctattttatcagcaatcaaagacgggcttcaaagttattgtgaaacagcctattctagagggggcgtgaatcagatatgtatacttaaaaattccaaagatcttttagataacatacaatctaactctctttcatcttgtaacagtattaaaacatttgacttttctactcttaaCACTattattccacattccaaactaagagaaaATTGAatgagttggtattgctttgcttcataaaacagaatggccaacgtagatacaagtatcttgtcttagtgagggataaatcctactttgtaaaggatcactctgattcaaacaaaaaattcgcttaaactgatattatcaagatgcttgatttcttgattgacaacatatttgttacgttcggaggacatgtttttcaacagacaatGGGAACAAACTATGCCCTCTagttgtcgacttgtttctttattattatgaggctgacttcatgcaggaacttcttaggaagaaagataagaagttagcaatatcctttaactctactttccgctatatagatgatgttctttcactaaataattcaaaatttggtgaccatgtggaacgcatctatcccatcgagctaaagataaaggatactacagatacagttaagtcggcctcatatcttgacttacatctagaaattgacaatgagggtcggttgaaatcaaaactttacgacaaaagagatgatttcagctttccaattgtgaactttccatttctaagtagcaacattccagcagcacctgcatgcggggtatatatctcccaattgatattcccgtgcttgcatttcctatcatgattttcttgatagagggttgttgctcacaaggaagctattaaaccaatagttccaaatgttgaagttgaaattatcccttcgtaaattttacggacgccatcaagagttggttgaccgttaaggaataaccgtttcacaaatgatatcggatatgttcctttcgtcGGAACTACAAGcccattccctttcatgaatgtgacctatcgaattagactatttaccggatttgttatcacataagcaacacgacgggtgccacatgtggagcaggatctgcttacccttccggagcacctgagatcacccctagttttttggtggggttcgtattgtttattctttagttttctatgttgtgtcatgtttgctgttgtttgtttgtctttttcatttttagccatggctttgtcagtttgttttagatttatgagtttgactgtccctttggtatctttcgtccctcttttaaagtctTACAAGAATTCAGTCCGGTTTTCAGTGAAATCATTGGtgctaatttttttcatttttgtgtaaTTATAAGTTTTTAATAATTCGTTCACGTTGTCGTgctttttttagatatatataaaaagtgaGAGGGTTATCATCATCTCATTTTGTTGATAGATCTTTGATAATTTTGCTATTATCTTTCTACAATAATTTTAAACTCGGGATAATATAAAACTTAGCAAATTGCAGCAGTCTAAGGCTGAATACTACCCTaatatgtctttttgtttatttatgtcgttttgtgtatattttatCTTAAATGATGTGATGCAACTTAATCTAAGATGTACAATTGAATACGTGTTACATAGGGCCCATCCCACACACAGACTATATACACATTTATGTTACAACATACTAGTATAAATATCAGTATATGTTTTAGTATGTGTTCTACATTGTTACAAGTGAAAAGGTGGATTGTGACCTAGATAAGAATTTGTCTACAATGTATTAAAAAATGTGTGCAAGTCCCTAAGTCATCCTCCCGGAAATGAAATCTTATTACAAGGTAGGATGGTTCGAAACATGCACAGTTCTGTTCTGATTATTTACATTAAAGTACAAGTGTTCTTATGTTTAGACACGTACATTTCAAAGGCATTAACTATATATGACGAACGAtgcgattttgattttgaaattatcaatttcgcccaccttagtagcaatattcCAACTTCAccacttattcggtattcaagagcttgcagctactattcagactttgtaaaaacgtcatcagtgtctgagcaaaagttgatgaaccagggtatgtcaaagaacgccTTGtcctttccaaaaaaaaaagttcatcggtaggtaccaagaccttgttgataaacaTTTCGTATCAGCattacaaataatacacgatgttCTTGAAGTTTAGATTCTggatactgacgttgtttatcgtcTTAATAACGTGTAAGagtattgttttatttgtcttcatgcatattacttttactgtttagtctgtttttgtgATATCGATTTGACATGACTCTGTACTTGTATATCCCGTcatgtgttattgttctatgatactttttgtatttttgtttttcattttttgctaaTGAGCTTTGTCTAtgtgcctttttatttttttgatacaTATGACGGGGCTCAGTACTAATATACATCGCGTCATTGTGTGACTGTGCtattgtaaatttgtgtattcgtGTTTCATTTATGCTGATGTGCTTTTTCTagtgcctttttgtgcttctatGTTACatctttgattatttttgtaGTGGTTATGATTATACtggggattcattattattcgttggataccaattttcgtgggaacaggtgaaccatgaaaataaattttcaacGAACTACACATTTTGTATAGGCTTTCTATGCAGAgattgacaaaaccacgaaatcaaatacccACGAAAGTTTTCCATATtgcacaaaaattgatacccacgaaaataaatgaatccacagtaacacaATGTTGACGGATGTAcccatatttgtttttacatttttacctattatgtctgtatgttttgtttatatctcgttggcaatataatggaatttgatgcgactgtcgtaaaagtaaaaggtttagctagctataaaaccaggtttaatccaccattttcgaaATACGAAATGCCTgtaggaatatgacagtggttatccattcgtatgatgtgtttgaacttttaattAAACCATTTagttagggaatttccgttttgaattttccccagaGTTCAGTTAATTTgtggtttaacttttttatttcattgtgaTGTGATTAGGCTGATAAGAATTGCCATAATGTCAGGACTGTAGACCTAATTAAAATTGTACTAAGACTTCAATATCATCCggaccaaatataaaaaaaagaagatgtggtatgattgccaatgagacaactctccacaagagaacaaatttCACAGAAATAACCAACTATATTAATatatgtacgaccttcaacattgtaaaacctataccgcatagtcagccttgaatgccttaaaaatgacaaataaaaaacaattcaaaactaaTGGTCTGAATAATGCATCGTTCGTGTTTTTCGGTCTGGTTTCAAAGTAATGACTTTTATTTCGAATTCCTCGATttagaataagaagatgtggtatgatcgacaatgagacaactgtccactagAGACAAAGTTATTaactataggttactgtatggcttttaacaataagtaaaacacataccgcatagtaagctttaACAAAAATTCGacatgacaaatgttaaacaattcagactagaaaactaacgactcttttcatgtacaaaacaatagacgaaaaacaaaaatgataaacagCAACACATGACAACCAAGTAATTACAGACTTTTAACTTGGGTCAAGACATGTAATTACAGGCTTTTAACTTGGGACAAGACAAGTAATTACAGACTTTTAACTTGGGACAACCAAGTAATTACAGACTTTTAACTTGGGACAACCAAGTAATTACAGACTTTTAACTTGGGACAAGACAAGTAATTACAGACTTTTAACTAAGTAATTACAGACTTTTAACTTGGGACAACCAAGTAATTACAGACTTTTAACTTGGGACAAGACATACAGATTGTGGCGGAGTTAAACGTGTTTGCTGGCGCTTAACTCTTTTCATATTCCTGATTAGGGTCAGGGggataacagtacaacataagagcaAAGTATAAATCATCAATTGAAAATGGATTAACTCATCGGATCGACACTAAGAACCgataaaaaacatacaaaaacactATAGACACATATAGTACTGACAGTTACTGAAAGCTGGTTCAAAAccaacaacttataaaaaaatcatgtattataataataatataagataattttaatgcatttttgaaaCAAGACTACAGTTTAGCTTTCAAAGTACTAGTAACTTATTCAATATTAAATGATTCAATATGATGTGTACATCTGAGTAAATTGTAGTGTCTATATTCTAATCATGGTGAACATGTTATTTGATATAGTAACATATAACTAGTATTAATCATAATTCATAGAGAAAATTGAGTGTCGTGCCTTTCATGACATCCTTGTAATTTCTGtcaaaaatttcattttgagcaaCTGTGAACCAGTTTTTCCAATCACCAACTTGACctgtaatataataataaacattaTTATAAGTGGTGATCACAtgatgatatgtttttttttcagtttagaCTGTGCGAATATCTGAAATATTGTTTACGATGATATTCACTTATACATTATGAATGCGATTTATTTTGCTCTGAAGTTCACACTGTGTACATGTATCGGTGGCTCAAAAAAATTTACGGAATGCACCCTGTGTGTTGTGAAATTTTTTCGGTTTATAAAGTTCTGTGCCCAAAACCATAAAACCTTTTCGATGGATGAACACAGTAATCGTTTTTGGAAAAAAACCTCAggaggattttttttcttcaataactCACATTGGAACCTTGCAAGGAGATAATTTCAGAAACCATTGTTTATAGAAATCGTAAACAATgggatttcatttttttatgtcattaagTTGCAACGTTGTTTTTTAGCGATTAGATTTGACCTGTCTGTAAATGGCATAATCCCCATCATCAGTTTCTAAAAGACAAGATCAGCTTAAACTCTATaacaaaggtcctagacccatcgAGTCTCTTGCAATGACATCGGAGACCAATGAACGTAAAACGGGTTGCATGATCAAAAGCCAAGGTAATGTCTTAATAGCAAATTATGTGTTTTAGAGTATTTtgtgtgtgttttaaagcttttcgaATCATTCTTCGCCTAACTTAACATACACTTTACATTATGAGAGGAAAGCTCTCTTAATTGTTCACGAACAATTGAATTCTTAATTATAAAATGATTTTGCCTCTGACTAAGATATGTAAATAATTACCCTTTCTAAAAAGTGTTGATTTTCCACCGTCTGTAAGAAATGATGTTGGGTCTATTCTGTTGGCCTTCAAATTGTCAAAACTACACTTATCAGCTATGGTTTCTGCTAGTTCTTTGGAACATGATGTTTCAATGAAATCtgctatttttaaaatgtttccaGGTAAATCCTAAATATAATGAAAATGATTAGATCCAATTAATAgtaaacataaaatagaaaaGGATAATTAGCTACGATATAAAAAGAACCCTAAAAATTGAATatgatgttttgtttgtttatagcaTTTATAAATGCGAATATTGGCGtgtaagtttggttaaatttggtcaaaatatgcccccccccccaaaaaaaaaaaaacaatcgctGATGTATTATTTGATTACAAGTCAATAATTTAACCTTATTTGAATTCGTATTGATGTAATCCTAAGATCTCTGAGATGATTTATGTATGAGCTAAACATGTTCGGTAATTAATAGAAGAATCGAAATTACTTCATAAGTAAAACTGGGAAGCATATAAGAAGAATCATTTCTGTGAAGGATACGGTCCACGAAGAAAACAATCCTTTTAATGCAggtaaaatgatgattttttttatatatatatgagatgAAATCATACAGACCTAGACAAACTATCATTTGCCTttctatttatattcatatttgtatttatatcagGTGACAAAGCCATCGATAAACGATAATCTGGAGGGGACACCTCAAGGTATAATTTGATACGCACAACATAATGATAAATTATATCGACCCCAGGCATTGTTTATTGCTTCTTTTGATATTTACAGCAAATGCTACTTTAAGACAGATTATTGATGACAGTAAGAACAATCCCTACACATTTGTAAAACACTGATAAAATAAGAACAATCCCTAAACATTTGTAAAACACTGATAAAATAAGAACAATCCCTAAACATTTGTAAAACActgataaaataataattgttgtATTGTTGTTTCTATTAGTATGAAATGAGAAAGGAAATATGCTAAACACTGGGACGtatacacttttatttttatacataaaataaatatttttgatggaTCTAGAGGATCGTGTATTTGTTTAAACGACAGGGCAAcggtgtgtattttttttttcttcatatgaaATCAAATCTATGCACATAGTTATAGTGATATACAAAGGGACAAtgtctaaaaatattttttaaactatatcaTAATAGCATTCCAGCGAAAATATGTTGCACTGTGATAAATATAATAATCTGTGATAGATCAATGCTAATTCCTACCTTTTTCATGTCTTCATAATACAACTGTAAGATGTTATCATGACCTAGTTGCTTTTCCCATTCTTTCGTATACTCATACCATCCGCCGTAAAGAGCACCTATAAAGAAATAAACATGATGATTTTaagtttttaccattttatatccTGTACTAAACTAAaagaatttgatttaaaaaaaggtatGATTGGaaattagtcctataacataaTACTTCAAAAAGGCTAGTTTATATATCGTTTACTTTTTAGCGTATTTTCGGAGTTTTTTCACCATTCAATGCTGAATCACGTTATCCggcattgatagtaaaaaaatatcGGTGGTTCAGCATTGGTtgtaaaaataaactaaatatcCGTATCTTTGCCTTGAAAGTAATAAAAATATCCGATAAACAACATTGAAAGCAAACGATATGGACCTACGAAGGCTTATATTATACAACTAAATTGCAAATAGGAAAACTATCAATAGAACTGGATAGTTCCAGGTATCTGTACAGTTTTCAACCATGCGCAAACTAATAGCCTATAGAATACTATCAATAGATTTTAATAATTCCAGGTCAGTGTACAGTCTTCAACTATGTCCAAACTAATAGCCCATAAGAAAGCTATCAAAGGCCTTGGTATGACCAAAAGTGAAAAAAAGGTTTACAAAAGAAAACTTACGATCTCATATATTAAAAAgttaacgaaaatcaaatatgacagacagcaaccaacgacacCTACTCTAGACAATCATATAAAGAACCTGGTCGGGTTAAACTTTTTTGTGTTGCTCGACCCTCCCGATTCCTGGGTCAATCAGTGGTGCAAACACATAcagaaaaaactttaaaaatcaatttattgtgtatccaatttcattatatatatatatggaaaatacattgcccTGTATCGTTTCTTTAGTTTTGTTATGTAAGTCATGTGTACAAACCTTCGTCTTTAATAACTGTCTTTTCAAAAAATTCCTCCCATGACAAATGTTTTTCAATAGCTGATTTCCCCTTTTCAAAATTATACAAGGAAACGAAGAGATCTTTAGGATTTCTCTGAACATATACTATCTTCCCTTTTCCATTTTGAAGCTGACTAGGGAGGTATCTATATGGCATATGTGTCATGAGAAGTCTTGGTGATGGCATCTTCGTTACACTATCTATAGGGTCGCACATTTCTAAAAGGCCCTTTTGTTTGACCCATAAGTTGTAGCTCGTCGATTGAGACATTAACATGGATAAAACTTCGTGTGTCCAGTTTGTTCCTACAAAAAAAGCTCAAAATATTTAATAAgcctcttttttttaataagataaaGCTGTTAAAATCATCGAAGTATCCAAAACGATCTGTGCCAGTACTCTGTTTGTTTTGCAGACACATTGTTGTtagtataatggaatttgatgcgactgtcatacaagtgagagggttAGATATAAAACCGTGTTTTATCCAAAATGTTCTCCatatgcctgcaccaagtcaggaatatgacaactgttatccattcgtttgatatgtttgagcttttaattttgccatttgatcagggacATTCCCGTTTGAATTATACTCGTGAGTTTTTTTGTGATTGAAGAATGCAGTTTTAACAGGAAAACGTCAATTATTCATTGAGATTACAGTAGTTTGTTacttaattagaaaaaaatgcaacatttgtatACAGCTGTACGTTGACATACTGATATTTCCAACTGCAAGTTATAAGGGATAGTGCTAGTAATCGTATTGCTCGCCTTATAGCAGTGGGAATGTGTCATGAAAATCCTAAATGTTTagaatacatatacatgtaccggGGTATTTACATATATTACCTGCTTTTGGAAAGGAGCAAAGATAAACATCAGTATCACGGCATTCCATATCttgtttttctttgaattttttttccgAATCAGGGCACAAACCCGGAAAAGGTGGCCACATCACATTATCATACACAAATGGCCCTcccattttcattattttttctccaAGGCTTTTCATCTCTCTGAAATGAAATTTGATATACGTTTATACATGTAGCTCTTTTcataatgctagcaagacaaaggtttgtttgtttgtttgacttaattcatctgcaaacaatataagTAAGCGGAGTTCAATCCTGTGTATTATAGTGAAATTTGATAATgtctaatcaaatttaaataaaatgtatacaagtttaaaaatgcctttttatgtacatgtagttttCATGTGTCAACCTTTATTACAATGCTTGAGAAAACATTTATAGAAACTAAGCAAGCAAGTCAAACAAAtctttgtcttgctagcattatgAAAAGAACTGTAACAATTTTTGCTAAATAATCACATGGAAACCTGTCTACATTATGATCGAAGTGCTACAATGAACAACAATGATATATCAACAAAAGTATTGTGAATACAACGTATCTTAACAGTTTGGTATAAAACTTTTACTTCAGCAGATTAATAGGAACTTAAAATATGCACTTACGTTTTATATTGTTCCATCTTTGTAAATGAATCAATAATATTATATCATAGCAAATTGTCGTTCAACCTTATGAACCATGGTTATCCAATGAGGCAAACGTTGTACGATCATATTTGTTTTGTCTGCAGGAAGTTTATTTATTTAAGGATTTTAAGGAGACATTTCAGTATTAATCATTCTAAATTCAAGTTAAAAAAGTTCAATATAAAAGCACCCTACACTGATATGAAGTGTGTTTGATAATAATTGATTAAAATACTAGTAACACTTCGTAAAATGCGTCCGAGGGATTTTTCTCAATTTACCTTCTTCTGGAACGGTTAAACATAAACTTTGAAAACGAGGGGGGTTAATACAGAGAAAGTTTAACAGCTAAAAAGGGGCTTTGAATAAAAACATGAATAGCTTAATTCAATTAAGGTCAACTGTGCCCGAGGGAGTCAAAACCTTAACAAGAGTTTTAGTTTTTATGGCGTCTAACTGTTTACTGCATTTAGTTTATTATTTGATGTATCCTTTCtgtctgtttatttatttttggaataTACCCatataaagattgattgattgattgttggttgcttaacgtccagtggaaaatatttcatgcatgttcaggacgagaacaggTTAACCACAAATACAATAAGTAGGTCTTGTAAAAATAGAGGCCATCATGGATGATGGTCTGGGAGATTTGGACTGCCACTGCTAGGTagattggatagggacagaaattttgcctttgcttgcaacaggccacctacggacccctcaaaaagtTGTTGCAAGGTTTCTTAATGTGCAAAGAGCATATgatttaaccctttaacccccaatcccgcctgtaggcgtgatggcgaccaccattctttgatggcccgtatgaccctccatactttttttgaactgccccaccTGTCAggatagcagggacttcaaccaagcagttcatggtccataaACTCATATACGGACGTCTgtttatgaaaatatggcactttgaaagccgtttaagagttcaaaatcggaaaaacttgaaaagtagccaaaatcaagtgggggtgggcatcttttgatggccattACGTAACTAGTTGTCATTGTAGGTATACACTATTATCGTGAATGCATGCATAGGTGATATAGGAACACAAAGAGGTATAATATGGCCATTAGGAaactagtctgtaaaatctaggtcaccatTTTGTCAAAAATTCGTATAAAcagacatttaggcagacctgacttaaCAATAATAATTCGCCAGCAAGACACTTTAAGTCCCATATACTCCCAGTTAGCATGAATGGACTGCAGTAACTATAgtgtaatacttgaatgacaaagaaacacagTCTGGTCAATGTTTACATCTCAAGGTCGTtttaaaatcggaaaatagacggaaaatgaCCATTTTTCAGTGTGGGTGGGTTCAAATCCACGAGAAAATCTTCCACCTCCCACCCtaccccccacccatgccatctGCCCCCAAATCTCAATAtatagtttaatagatgagcatcaaTTACAGCATCAAGAGTCTGctaatttgcatataatttgcatatgattACAAATTTTCGAAAATGTCTGATTTTCTAGAAAcctcttgggggcgaatgagttaacgTCCCAATTCTGACCGGACGTCGCTGCAAACTTGACatatcccgcacagccaaacggacgcctcactttggcaagcgttttactgccggtcgatAAAAGACAAGGTGACCATATTTCGTGTttccagtcacccttgggggtccCATGTAAAGAGACATGGACATTActttcaaaaaaagtaaaaaaaaacaattaattaagaTGAATTTGTTGC from Mytilus galloprovincialis chromosome 2, xbMytGall1.hap1.1, whole genome shotgun sequence encodes:
- the LOC143065067 gene encoding amine sulfotransferase-like isoform X1, with amino-acid sequence MESAHKEMKSLGEKIMKMGGPFVYDNVMWPPFPGLCPDSEKKFKEKQDMECRDTDVYLCSFPKAGTNWTHEVLSMLMSQSTSYNLWVKQKGLLEMCDPIDSVTKMPSPRLLMTHMPYRYLPSQLQNGKGKIVYVQRNPKDLFVSLYNFEKGKSAIEKHLSWEEFFEKTVIKDEGALYGGWYEYTKEWEKQLGHDNILQLYYEDMKKDLPGNILKIADFIETSCSKELAETIADKCSFDNLKANRIDPTSFLTDGGKSTLFRKGQVGDWKNWFTVAQNEIFDRNYKDVMKGTTLNFLYEL
- the LOC143065067 gene encoding amine sulfotransferase-like isoform X2 is translated as MEQYKTEMKSLGEKIMKMGGPFVYDNVMWPPFPGLCPDSEKKFKEKQDMECRDTDVYLCSFPKAGTNWTHEVLSMLMSQSTSYNLWVKQKGLLEMCDPIDSVTKMPSPRLLMTHMPYRYLPSQLQNGKGKIVYVQRNPKDLFVSLYNFEKGKSAIEKHLSWEEFFEKTVIKDEGALYGGWYEYTKEWEKQLGHDNILQLYYEDMKKDLPGNILKIADFIETSCSKELAETIADKCSFDNLKANRIDPTSFLTDGGKSTLFRKGQVGDWKNWFTVAQNEIFDRNYKDVMKGTTLNFLYEL